A window of the Thiomicrospira microaerophila genome harbors these coding sequences:
- the frr gene encoding ribosome recycling factor: MLQDIREDAKQRMQKSVETLDANFAKIRTGRAHPSILDSVRVDYYGSEVPVSQVANVNVEDARTLTVQPWESNMLQKIEKAIMMSDLGINPVTTGNMMRIPMPMLTEERRKEFAKLARSEAENARVAVRNIRRDANGDVKSLLKDKEITEDEARRSDDEIQKLTDQFVGQIDKMLAEKEASLLEI, from the coding sequence ATGCTACAAGATATTCGTGAAGATGCAAAACAACGTATGCAAAAAAGTGTGGAAACACTTGATGCAAATTTTGCCAAAATTCGTACAGGACGCGCGCATCCAAGTATTTTGGATAGTGTTAGAGTTGATTATTATGGTTCCGAAGTACCTGTTAGCCAGGTCGCGAATGTTAATGTTGAGGATGCACGCACCCTGACAGTTCAACCTTGGGAATCTAATATGCTACAAAAAATTGAGAAGGCAATCATGATGTCTGATCTAGGTATTAACCCTGTTACTACTGGCAATATGATGCGTATTCCAATGCCTATGTTGACCGAAGAGCGCCGTAAAGAGTTTGCTAAGTTAGCACGCTCGGAAGCCGAAAATGCACGTGTTGCTGTTCGAAATATACGTCGTGACGCCAATGGTGATGTTAAATCTTTGTTGAAAGACAAAGAGATCACTGAAGATGAAGCAAGGCGTTCGGACGATGAAATCCAAAAGCTAACCGATCAGTTTGTTGGTCAAATTGATAAGATGTTGGCTGAAAAAGAAGCTTCTTTATTAGAAATTTAA
- the pyrH gene encoding UMP kinase, with the protein MELKYKRILLKFSGEVLMGNAGFGWDMSVLTQVAEQVKSIRALGVEVAIVVGGGNVFRGAQVQSDMIQRSTADQMGMMATIMNAIALRDVFESHQLVSRVMSAQAVPSVSEGFSANLAQKSLALGEVVIFAGGTGNPFFTTDTAAALRGIEVKADVVLKATKVDGIYNADPFKDPTATRYSRLSYTQVIQQNLQVMDLAAFALCRDHAMPIRVFDMLKQGAIERILQGEDEGTLVTIGEE; encoded by the coding sequence GTGGAATTGAAATACAAGCGCATTTTATTGAAGTTCAGTGGTGAAGTATTAATGGGTAACGCGGGCTTTGGTTGGGACATGTCCGTTTTAACTCAGGTTGCTGAGCAGGTAAAATCGATACGTGCTTTAGGTGTTGAGGTTGCCATTGTGGTTGGCGGCGGAAATGTATTTCGTGGTGCTCAAGTTCAGTCCGATATGATTCAGCGCAGTACAGCCGATCAAATGGGGATGATGGCAACGATTATGAATGCGATCGCTTTACGTGATGTATTTGAAAGTCATCAGCTTGTCAGCCGTGTAATGAGTGCGCAAGCTGTTCCGAGTGTTTCGGAAGGCTTTAGTGCCAATCTAGCTCAAAAAAGTCTTGCCTTAGGTGAAGTAGTTATTTTTGCCGGAGGCACAGGCAATCCTTTTTTCACCACTGACACTGCAGCGGCATTGCGAGGTATTGAGGTTAAAGCCGATGTGGTTTTAAAGGCAACCAAGGTGGACGGTATTTATAATGCGGACCCGTTTAAAGACCCAACAGCCACTCGCTATTCTAGATTAAGTTATACCCAGGTAATTCAGCAGAATCTACAGGTTATGGATTTGGCTGCATTTGCTTTGTGCCGTGATCATGCTATGCCGATTCGTGTTTTTGATATGTTAAAGCAAGGTGCTATAGAAAGAATTTTGCAGGGTGAGGATGAAGGAACCCTCGTTACGATAGGAGAAGAATAA
- the tsf gene encoding translation elongation factor Ts, producing the protein MSVTAAMVKELRERTGAGMMDCKKALNETQGDIDAAIEFLRVKGMAGADKKAGRVAAEGVIAIAISGDKKRAAIVEVNCETDFVAKGDEFKGFADEVAQVVLSNGFTSLEDLEKQTMASGKTIDETRRALVAKIGENMQVRRVEMVETDNGEIGSYQHGEKIGVVVAMSNGDETLIRDVAMHVAATKPQAISSADVDPAILEKERNVLTDQAKESGKPMEIIEKMIEGRIRKFLEEITLLGQPFVKDPDQTVEKLLKSQNAVVSRFIRLEVGEGIEKEVLNFADEVAAAAKAAQG; encoded by the coding sequence ATGTCAGTTACAGCGGCTATGGTTAAAGAATTGCGCGAAAGAACAGGCGCAGGCATGATGGATTGCAAAAAAGCCTTGAATGAAACTCAGGGGGATATTGACGCGGCCATTGAGTTTTTACGAGTCAAGGGTATGGCCGGTGCGGACAAGAAGGCCGGTCGCGTTGCAGCGGAAGGTGTGATTGCGATCGCTATTTCTGGTGACAAGAAGAGAGCTGCTATTGTTGAAGTTAACTGTGAAACTGACTTTGTTGCTAAGGGCGATGAGTTTAAAGGTTTTGCTGATGAAGTAGCGCAGGTTGTTTTGAGTAATGGCTTTACCAGTCTTGAAGACCTAGAAAAACAAACTATGGCTTCTGGAAAGACGATTGATGAAACTCGTCGTGCATTAGTCGCTAAGATTGGTGAAAACATGCAAGTTCGTCGTGTTGAAATGGTTGAAACCGATAACGGTGAAATTGGTAGCTATCAGCACGGTGAGAAAATTGGTGTTGTTGTCGCGATGAGCAATGGTGATGAAACCTTAATCCGTGATGTGGCAATGCATGTTGCTGCTACTAAGCCTCAGGCGATTTCTTCGGCAGATGTTGATCCTGCTATTCTTGAAAAAGAGCGCAATGTTTTAACGGATCAGGCAAAAGAAAGTGGTAAGCCGATGGAAATCATTGAGAAAATGATTGAAGGTCGCATTCGTAAGTTTTTGGAAGAAATTACCTTGTTAGGTCAGCCTTTTGTTAAGGATCCTGATCAAACAGTCGAAAAATTACTTAAGTCTCAAAATGCGGTTGTTTCTCGCTTTATCCGTTTAGAAGTGGGTGAGGGGATTGAAAAAGAAGTATTGAACTTTGCTGACGAGGTTGCAGCAGCAGCTAAAGCGGCTCAAGGTTAA
- the rpsB gene encoding 30S ribosomal protein S2 has product MAKVTMRQMLEAGCHFGHQTRYWNPKMGQYIFGARNKIHIINLEKTLPMFNDALNFAGSVVANKGKVLFVGTKRAARDIVAQEAKRCGMPYVNHRWLGGMMTNFKTIKQSIKRLKELEAMSQDGTFEKITKREALTLTREHEKLELSLGGIKDMRAMPDAIFVIDTGNEDIAILEAKKLGIPVIGVVDTNNSPDGVDYIIPGNDDAIRAVKLYLESMADAIIEAKASVTTGVADEFVEAAEETAQTA; this is encoded by the coding sequence ATGGCAAAAGTTACTATGCGTCAAATGCTTGAAGCAGGTTGTCACTTCGGACACCAAACACGTTACTGGAACCCGAAAATGGGTCAATATATCTTTGGCGCACGCAATAAAATTCATATCATTAACTTGGAAAAAACGCTTCCTATGTTTAACGATGCTTTGAATTTCGCTGGTTCTGTTGTGGCTAACAAGGGTAAAGTGTTGTTTGTTGGAACTAAGCGTGCAGCGCGTGATATTGTTGCGCAAGAAGCAAAACGTTGTGGCATGCCTTACGTTAACCACCGTTGGTTGGGTGGTATGATGACTAACTTTAAAACGATCAAACAGTCTATTAAGCGTTTGAAAGAACTTGAAGCCATGTCACAAGATGGAACATTTGAAAAAATCACTAAGCGTGAAGCATTAACTTTAACGCGTGAGCATGAAAAGTTAGAGTTATCTTTGGGCGGTATCAAAGATATGCGTGCTATGCCAGATGCGATTTTTGTTATTGATACGGGTAATGAAGATATTGCTATTCTTGAAGCGAAGAAGCTAGGTATTCCTGTTATCGGTGTAGTGGATACTAATAACTCACCGGATGGTGTGGATTATATTATCCCTGGTAACGATGATGCGATTCGTGCTGTTAAGCTTTACCTTGAATCTATGGCTGACGCTATCATTGAAGCTAAAGCAAGTGTAACAACGGGTGTAGCAGACGAGTTTGTTGAAGCAGCAGAAGAAACAGCTCAAACCGCCTAA
- the map gene encoding type I methionyl aminopeptidase, with the protein MTIILKSPTQLEKMRIAGQLASEVLDMLTPLVKPGVTTEELNQLAHDHMTKVQGTVPATLNYRGFPKSICTSINQVVCHGIPNDKKLKKGDIINIDVTVIKDGFHGDTSRMFEVGEVKPFAARLCKVAYECLWKGIAEVKPGASLFEVALAIENHAHAHHCSVVHEYCGHGIGQDFHEEPQVLHYASKELKDIILKPGMTFTIEPMINLGKSDVKLLGDNWTVVTKDRSLSAQWEHTLAVTKTGYEIFTLRPGETPLF; encoded by the coding sequence ATGACTATTATTTTAAAATCCCCCACTCAACTTGAAAAAATGCGTATCGCAGGTCAGCTGGCCTCTGAGGTTTTGGATATGTTAACCCCGCTAGTTAAACCTGGCGTCACTACAGAAGAACTAAACCAGCTAGCGCATGATCACATGACAAAAGTACAAGGCACCGTCCCTGCTACACTTAATTATCGTGGTTTTCCAAAATCAATCTGCACCTCAATAAATCAGGTTGTTTGCCACGGGATCCCGAATGATAAAAAACTAAAAAAAGGTGACATCATTAACATTGATGTCACCGTCATTAAAGATGGCTTTCATGGTGACACCAGCCGAATGTTTGAAGTTGGAGAAGTTAAGCCATTTGCTGCCAGACTCTGCAAGGTTGCCTATGAGTGCTTGTGGAAAGGCATTGCCGAAGTTAAACCCGGTGCATCATTGTTTGAAGTTGCGCTGGCGATTGAAAACCACGCACACGCCCATCACTGCTCAGTGGTACATGAATACTGCGGACATGGTATAGGCCAAGACTTCCACGAAGAGCCTCAAGTACTGCACTATGCTTCCAAGGAACTTAAAGACATTATCTTAAAACCTGGCATGACCTTTACCATTGAACCCATGATTAATCTCGGCAAATCGGATGTGAAATTACTGGGTGACAATTGGACGGTTGTTACCAAAGACCGAAGCCTATCTGCCCAATGGGAACATACGCTAGCAGTGACTAAAACCGGTTACGAAATATTCACTCTTAGACCTGGTGAAACCCCTCTTTTTTAA
- the glnD gene encoding [protein-PII] uridylyltransferase — protein MSNQTDFPNFLSALKHQPETAAKTGRDMLKRFNQHQFDQFDQGTPVAELVKERAVFIDQILKKIWQHSFDSNKFTLLAVGGYGRNELHPYSDIDILILCSENLVDNSLISQFITLLWDIGFEVGSAIRTLDECIQAAHDDITTATNLLEARWLTGDYNLFEQLQSLWKRTDFWPSHRFFQGKMAEQQARHKRFHDTVYQLEPNIKESPGGLRDIQTLFWVAKRHFNATSIHQLVQKRFITPEEFRELDAAYKFLSRVRFLLHRLKKRREDRLSFDNQQEVAENFGYQNTPEKLAVEQFMNSYYRNLRSVVKLNEILLQHFNEELCDIQTTTIININQRFQLIDQYLDIRSEQVFQYFPSALLEIFIILENDPNIAGIRARTIRLLRENLHLIDEDFRRDPINKALFIEILRQPRGINASLKRMHSYGLLDAYIPAFHKITGLMQFNIFHAYTVDEHTLLVIRHLRRFFIKEYAFEFPTAHQITKNICKPEVLFLAALFHDIAKGRNGAHEVLGAEDAQIFCQQHNLNEPDTKLIVWLVRYHLEFSSVAQRKDLSDPAVIQAFSNFVGTQERLNYLYLLTVADICSTSDDVWNDWKNGLLLDLYNQTSNALDKALEIPKTKTKKALLHQEKARELLAKNGLNVSDYQALWNSLKKSAFFTRQTPIEICRLTLTLYQRQQQDINIHITGRTQRGASELMIYMLNRDFLFGQITQTLDNLDLNVVEAKVYSTTENMTLVLVYFLDRDQEAIEDPMIIQLITDKLQKNLQNPNSLPSTTNLRRSRQVKHFNTPTDIEFREINKYQTEMSITTKDISGLLSRIGQAFRECEIRMHDAKINTVGEKAEDTFIISSIDNKALEQSECDHLKQILTDAITR, from the coding sequence ATGTCAAACCAAACTGATTTCCCAAACTTTTTGAGTGCATTAAAACACCAACCAGAAACTGCGGCGAAAACTGGACGAGACATGCTAAAACGCTTCAACCAACACCAATTTGACCAGTTCGACCAAGGAACCCCTGTTGCTGAATTAGTCAAAGAACGTGCCGTTTTTATTGATCAAATACTCAAAAAAATATGGCAACATAGTTTTGACAGTAATAAATTCACTTTACTCGCCGTAGGCGGATACGGTCGAAACGAGCTGCATCCCTACTCAGACATTGACATCCTGATTCTTTGCTCAGAAAACCTAGTAGACAATAGCCTCATCAGTCAATTTATAACATTACTCTGGGATATTGGATTTGAGGTTGGCAGTGCCATACGCACTCTGGATGAATGCATACAGGCAGCACACGATGACATTACAACCGCAACTAATTTACTAGAAGCACGGTGGCTTACCGGTGATTACAATCTTTTTGAACAGCTTCAGTCACTCTGGAAACGCACTGATTTTTGGCCATCACATCGTTTCTTTCAAGGCAAGATGGCTGAACAGCAAGCCCGTCACAAACGATTTCATGACACAGTTTACCAATTAGAACCCAATATCAAAGAAAGCCCTGGAGGTCTTAGGGATATCCAAACCCTTTTCTGGGTCGCCAAACGCCACTTTAATGCCACCTCAATTCACCAACTTGTGCAAAAACGTTTTATTACACCCGAAGAATTTAGAGAACTGGATGCGGCCTATAAATTTTTGAGCCGCGTTAGATTCCTACTCCACCGATTAAAAAAAAGGCGCGAGGATCGACTCTCGTTTGACAACCAACAAGAAGTTGCAGAAAACTTCGGTTATCAAAACACCCCAGAAAAACTTGCGGTAGAGCAATTCATGAACAGCTACTACCGAAATCTGCGCTCAGTTGTCAAGCTCAATGAAATCCTACTTCAGCACTTCAATGAAGAGCTATGCGATATTCAAACGACCACTATTATAAACATAAACCAACGCTTTCAACTGATTGACCAATACCTAGACATACGATCAGAACAGGTTTTCCAATATTTTCCGAGCGCTTTGCTCGAAATATTCATTATTCTTGAAAACGATCCAAACATTGCAGGCATTCGTGCTCGAACCATTCGATTACTTCGAGAAAACTTGCACCTAATTGACGAAGACTTTCGCCGCGACCCCATTAACAAAGCCTTATTTATAGAAATACTTCGTCAACCTAGAGGTATCAATGCGTCATTAAAACGTATGCATAGTTATGGATTGCTTGATGCTTATATTCCGGCTTTTCATAAAATCACCGGCCTTATGCAATTCAATATTTTTCATGCCTACACGGTTGATGAACATACGTTACTGGTTATCCGCCACTTGAGACGCTTTTTTATCAAAGAATATGCATTTGAATTCCCAACCGCACACCAAATTACCAAAAACATCTGCAAACCCGAAGTACTGTTTTTAGCCGCCCTATTCCATGACATCGCCAAAGGGCGAAATGGTGCACATGAAGTGCTAGGCGCTGAAGACGCACAAATATTTTGCCAGCAACATAATCTAAATGAACCTGACACCAAACTGATTGTTTGGTTAGTACGTTACCATTTGGAATTTTCAAGCGTAGCGCAGCGTAAAGACTTAAGCGACCCAGCAGTCATTCAAGCTTTTTCTAATTTTGTCGGCACTCAGGAACGACTGAACTACCTTTACCTGCTTACCGTTGCCGACATCTGCTCCACTTCGGATGATGTTTGGAATGACTGGAAAAATGGACTACTGCTTGACCTTTATAATCAGACCTCTAATGCTTTGGACAAAGCACTAGAGATCCCTAAAACGAAAACAAAAAAAGCACTACTCCACCAAGAAAAAGCTCGTGAACTTTTAGCCAAGAATGGACTTAATGTCAGTGACTACCAAGCGCTTTGGAACTCGCTTAAAAAATCAGCTTTTTTTACCCGTCAAACACCTATTGAGATTTGTCGATTAACCCTGACGCTTTACCAACGTCAACAACAGGATATCAATATCCATATAACAGGCAGAACTCAACGCGGTGCATCCGAACTCATGATCTATATGCTTAACCGCGACTTCTTGTTTGGCCAAATTACCCAAACGCTTGATAACCTCGACTTGAACGTTGTTGAAGCCAAGGTATACTCAACTACAGAAAACATGACACTGGTACTCGTCTACTTCCTAGATCGCGATCAAGAAGCAATTGAAGACCCAATGATCATTCAACTGATCACTGATAAACTGCAGAAAAATCTGCAAAACCCAAACTCGCTACCCTCAACAACCAACCTTCGACGCTCTCGTCAAGTTAAACACTTCAATACGCCTACTGATATTGAATTTCGTGAAATCAATAAATACCAGACAGAAATGTCGATTACCACCAAAGACATATCTGGCCTGCTATCAAGGATCGGCCAAGCTTTCAGAGAGTGTGAAATACGCATGCATGATGCAAAAATAAATACTGTTGGAGAAAAAGCAGAAGATACATTTATTATTAGCAGTATTGACAACAAAGCCTTAGAGCAAAGCGAGTGCGACCACTTAAAACAAATATTAACTGATGCTATAACACGCTAA